The Candidatus Saccharibacteria bacterium genome has a segment encoding these proteins:
- a CDS encoding HAD-IIB family hydrolase: MVKKVLAFDLDGTLAESKSAITQEMSDVLSVLLQKFQICVISGGKYEQFEKQLINNLKVDEKLLLNLHVMPTSGTRYDRYDIDSHSWQEVYAENFTDKEKKDIITALETGAKELGLEPDKTWGDIIEDRGSQITWSALGQQAPSKEKHEWDPDHLKKVALRDFVATRLKGFNVRTGGTTSVDITKDGIDKAYGMRKLMEIIGLEKKDILFFGDAIYEGGNDLAVKELGIDSVQVRDHLETEAILTSILHLTK; the protein is encoded by the coding sequence ATGGTGAAAAAAGTCTTAGCCTTTGATTTAGACGGGACATTAGCAGAAAGTAAATCAGCAATAACTCAAGAAATGTCAGATGTTCTTTCTGTACTTTTACAGAAATTCCAGATTTGTGTGATTTCAGGAGGAAAATATGAACAATTTGAGAAGCAATTAATAAATAACCTTAAAGTAGATGAAAAATTATTACTTAATTTACACGTAATGCCAACGAGCGGCACACGATACGACCGCTATGATATTGACTCACACAGCTGGCAAGAAGTTTATGCAGAGAATTTTACTGATAAAGAGAAGAAAGACATTATTACGGCTTTAGAAACCGGCGCAAAAGAGCTTGGCTTGGAGCCAGATAAAACCTGGGGAGATATAATTGAGGATAGAGGTAGTCAAATAACATGGTCTGCACTTGGGCAACAGGCACCTTCTAAAGAAAAACACGAATGGGACCCAGACCACTTAAAAAAAGTAGCTCTACGAGATTTCGTTGCTACTCGTCTCAAAGGTTTTAATGTGCGCACTGGTGGAACAACATCTGTCGACATAACGAAAGACGGAATAGACAAGGCATATGGCATGCGTAAACTCATGGAAATTATTGGTCTAGAAAAAAAGGATATTCTATTTTTTGGTGACGCAATTTATGAAGGTGGTAACGACTTAGCCGTAAAGGAGCTGGGAATCGACTCGGTGCAGGTTCGAGATCACTTAGAAACAGAGGCAATCTTGACATCTATACTGCATTTAACAAAGTAG
- a CDS encoding co-chaperone GroES, whose amino-acid sequence MAKINPLSEWVVATREEASNKTASGFYLPDNAKEQPKVAVVESAGAAVKTVKKGDRILFKEYSTTEVKLDGTEYILVKEEDILATVK is encoded by the coding sequence ATGGCGAAGATCAATCCTTTGTCTGAATGGGTGGTTGCGACCAGAGAAGAGGCCAGCAACAAGACCGCATCTGGCTTTTATTTACCTGACAACGCAAAAGAACAACCAAAAGTTGCCGTAGTAGAATCTGCTGGCGCTGCGGTTAAGACTGTAAAAAAAGGTGACCGTATTTTATTTAAGGAATACAGCACCACCGAAGTTAAGTTAGACGGTACTGAATATATTTTAGTTAAAGAAGAAGACATTCTAGCTACTGTTAAATAG
- the groL gene encoding chaperonin GroEL: protein MAKRMFYDDDARRRVLEGARQLFEAVKVTMGPKGRNVVISKSYGGPTVTHDGVTVAKAVELDEKDDDTLGYSVGAELIKQAASKMNDVAGDGTTTVTVLTYHILNEANKLIAAGHNPMDLRREVEAASEKALAALKTMREDITAKGDKVAQVASISAGDETIGTMIADVMSKVGKDGVVTVEEGQGLELESEVVEGFNMDRGFVSPYMVTDTARMEASYDRPLVLVTDKKVSSIQEFLPVLEKAAQAGKKDLVLIADDVEGEALGTLVLNKLKGTFNTLAIKAPAFGDRRKAILEDIAILTGATVISEDRGYTFENADLSMLGTARKVIADKDNTTIIEGGGTASDIASRVAQIKGQVENATSEYDKENLEKRVAALEGKVAVIKVGGATETEIEEKKFRVDDAVAATKAALDEGIVAGGGVTLVNIADKLSGKDTGTQLLKEALAKPFLQLMTNAGQNGEVKLAELRAGKAGQGFNVKDTTKLVDMKTSGIVDPARVTREAIQNAVSISSTSMTMGALVVEVPEKDEAPAMPGGGMGGGMPGMM, encoded by the coding sequence ATGGCAAAACGAATGTTTTATGACGACGATGCTCGACGCAGAGTTTTAGAAGGCGCACGTCAATTATTTGAAGCAGTAAAAGTAACTATGGGGCCAAAAGGTCGCAATGTGGTTATTAGTAAAAGCTACGGCGGACCAACCGTAACGCACGATGGTGTTACTGTGGCAAAAGCAGTAGAACTTGATGAAAAAGATGACGATACGCTTGGCTACAGTGTTGGTGCTGAACTTATTAAACAAGCGGCTAGCAAAATGAACGATGTAGCTGGCGACGGAACCACAACTGTTACAGTTTTGACCTACCATATTCTAAACGAAGCCAACAAGCTTATTGCCGCTGGCCATAACCCAATGGACTTACGTCGTGAAGTCGAAGCAGCTTCAGAAAAAGCTCTTGCTGCTCTTAAGACTATGCGCGAAGACATTACCGCAAAAGGTGACAAAGTCGCTCAAGTTGCTAGCATTTCTGCCGGCGACGAAACAATTGGCACCATGATTGCCGATGTTATGAGCAAAGTCGGGAAAGACGGCGTTGTAACTGTAGAAGAAGGCCAAGGATTAGAGCTGGAAAGTGAAGTTGTTGAAGGCTTTAACATGGACCGCGGATTCGTAAGCCCATACATGGTTACTGACACCGCTCGTATGGAAGCCAGCTACGACCGACCACTTGTACTTGTTACCGACAAAAAAGTTAGCAGCATCCAAGAATTCCTACCAGTGCTTGAAAAGGCTGCACAGGCTGGCAAAAAAGACCTCGTGCTAATTGCTGACGACGTTGAAGGTGAAGCACTTGGAACGTTGGTACTAAATAAGCTAAAAGGCACATTTAATACCTTAGCTATTAAAGCACCGGCGTTTGGTGATCGACGAAAAGCGATTCTAGAAGACATCGCAATCCTAACCGGAGCAACGGTAATTAGCGAAGACCGCGGATACACTTTCGAAAACGCTGATCTTTCTATGCTTGGAACAGCTCGCAAAGTAATTGCCGACAAAGACAACACCACAATTATTGAAGGTGGCGGCACTGCAAGTGACATTGCTTCTCGCGTAGCTCAAATTAAGGGTCAGGTCGAAAACGCAACCAGCGAATACGACAAAGAAAACCTTGAAAAACGCGTAGCTGCTCTAGAAGGCAAGGTTGCAGTCATAAAAGTTGGTGGCGCAACCGAGACCGAAATAGAAGAGAAAAAGTTCCGCGTTGATGACGCAGTAGCGGCAACCAAAGCTGCGTTGGACGAAGGTATCGTTGCTGGTGGTGGAGTTACGTTAGTTAACATTGCCGACAAACTAAGCGGTAAAGACACTGGCACTCAGCTACTTAAGGAAGCTCTTGCTAAGCCGTTCTTACAACTTATGACTAACGCTGGGCAAAATGGTGAAGTGAAATTAGCCGAACTTCGTGCAGGCAAAGCTGGTCAAGGCTTTAACGTTAAAGACACAACCAAGCTTGTAGACATGAAAACCAGCGGAATTGTCGACCCAGCTCGCGTAACCCGAGAAGCTATTCAAAATGCAGTCAGCATTAGCTCAACCAGCATGACAATGGGAGCTCTGGTAGTAGAAGTGCCAGAAAAAGATGAAGCTCCAGCTATGCCAGGTGGCGGCATGGGCGGCGGTATGCCGGGAATGATGTAG
- a CDS encoding ATP-binding protein, translating to MHISEIYLLNNNVEASQWSVLHQVILQNIGWLRAYELLLVNEENRIRFFVSSKYDLSSISSNVPGFILRPVTSTDFNPQIIGKVRFIRFVTGGNILELSEKYQIKKGLTFKAIRFKTRKILPNFNSIQTKLFFKNAADQSLVNTKRVLQLPTHLLTISFKGDTKYVKKEPPKYLNIEKTQYLLNPDPLNEVFEVEGFPYLSRKHYLNIGAFDFDKHSLIVGASGSGKSKLISLLIDRILATGQENNYRIAVVDPHDSLRTELEHIQQKRVFNFAQESSELFPQVQDIQAATELTSQLLKTLMADQANPRLERVLRFSLFALFANKKMNFDNLKRFLTDLEFRTQLIKEPSLPLNVQQFFMTDFNEIRTQNYNEAIVPIVSLVEEVSFLPSMGGSEDKESLGKSITKQFLTIFSLKKSSSGERLVKTVAGTIIQNIFLLAQAGEFRRKVILIIDEVSVVQNPTLAAILSEARKFNVSLILTQQYLNQVDKTILDAISSNVQNYYIFRVSEEDAKVLEKNIEMTIPDQTLEEAKAKGINESTLRARYMVEQDARQVIIRLSANGQVHPAIQGRTVDANFGNVTQAHLTTPQPVIDLDSTKQQSAPVSAQQPARSTANQQPNATEVSQPASQFMLKKIDPAKLESSKINPDDPHSMVTGNTRFDDRQMVDMEDFNTDVPPDQAVINKPEDLPPPSAVELLRYFSTNSQFERDDKDE from the coding sequence ATGCATATATCAGAAATATATCTTCTTAATAACAATGTAGAAGCCAGCCAATGGTCTGTTTTGCATCAAGTTATTCTGCAAAATATTGGATGGTTACGGGCATACGAGCTTTTACTGGTAAATGAAGAAAATAGAATTCGGTTTTTTGTATCAAGCAAGTATGACCTTAGCTCGATATCCAGCAATGTCCCAGGATTTATATTGCGTCCGGTAACTTCAACCGATTTTAACCCACAAATCATCGGTAAGGTACGGTTTATTCGATTTGTAACCGGCGGGAACATTTTAGAATTGTCTGAGAAATATCAGATTAAAAAAGGACTAACTTTTAAAGCGATTCGTTTTAAGACACGAAAAATTCTACCTAACTTCAACTCCATTCAAACAAAACTATTCTTTAAAAATGCCGCCGACCAATCACTCGTAAACACAAAGCGAGTCCTGCAATTACCAACGCATCTACTAACGATTTCTTTTAAAGGCGATACAAAGTACGTCAAAAAAGAACCGCCAAAATATCTTAATATTGAAAAAACTCAATATTTACTTAATCCGGACCCACTAAATGAAGTGTTTGAGGTCGAGGGGTTCCCGTATCTATCACGCAAACATTATTTAAATATTGGAGCATTTGATTTTGATAAGCACTCGCTGATTGTTGGAGCTAGTGGTAGTGGTAAATCGAAGCTTATATCACTACTTATTGATCGAATCCTCGCTACTGGTCAAGAAAATAACTATCGCATAGCTGTTGTAGACCCGCACGATTCGCTCAGGACAGAACTTGAACACATACAACAAAAGCGTGTCTTTAACTTCGCCCAAGAATCGAGTGAGTTGTTCCCGCAAGTGCAAGACATTCAGGCAGCTACAGAACTGACTTCTCAGTTATTAAAGACGCTAATGGCCGACCAAGCAAACCCACGATTGGAACGAGTTTTACGGTTCAGCCTCTTCGCTTTATTTGCTAATAAAAAAATGAACTTCGATAACTTGAAACGGTTTTTAACAGATCTAGAATTTAGAACCCAGCTTATTAAAGAACCAAGCCTACCGCTCAACGTGCAGCAGTTTTTTATGACTGACTTTAACGAAATTCGTACCCAAAACTACAACGAAGCCATTGTGCCGATAGTGTCATTGGTAGAAGAAGTGTCTTTTTTGCCGTCAATGGGTGGAAGTGAAGATAAAGAATCGCTTGGCAAATCCATTACCAAACAGTTTTTGACAATCTTTTCACTTAAAAAATCATCGAGTGGTGAAAGATTAGTAAAAACAGTTGCTGGCACAATAATTCAAAATATTTTTCTGCTGGCTCAAGCTGGGGAGTTTCGTCGCAAAGTAATTCTTATAATCGACGAAGTTTCAGTGGTGCAAAACCCAACTCTCGCTGCGATTCTATCAGAGGCACGAAAGTTTAATGTTTCACTAATTCTAACGCAGCAGTATCTGAACCAGGTAGATAAAACCATCCTAGATGCAATTTCTTCAAATGTGCAGAACTACTATATATTTAGGGTTTCTGAAGAAGACGCAAAGGTTTTAGAGAAGAATATAGAGATGACAATTCCCGACCAGACACTCGAGGAAGCAAAAGCTAAAGGTATTAATGAATCAACGCTGCGAGCTCGCTATATGGTTGAGCAAGATGCGAGACAGGTAATAATTCGTCTGTCCGCTAATGGCCAAGTGCACCCCGCAATTCAAGGTCGTACTGTAGATGCTAATTTCGGAAACGTGACACAAGCGCATTTGACGACGCCCCAACCCGTCATTGATCTTGATTCTACAAAGCAGCAATCTGCACCTGTATCAGCCCAGCAACCTGCTCGGTCTACTGCTAATCAGCAACCCAATGCAACAGAAGTCTCTCAGCCTGCATCGCAGTTCATGCTCAAAAAAATTGACCCCGCTAAATTAGAATCATCTAAAATTAATCCTGATGATCCGCACTCCATGGTAACAGGCAACACTCGTTTTGATGATCGGCAGATGGTAGACATGGAAGACTTTAATACGGACGTACCACCAGACCAAGCTGTAATAAATAAACCAGAAGATTTACCACCACCGTCAGCAGTGGAATTACTTCGATATTTTTCAACTAATAGCCAATTTGAAAGGGATGACAAAGATGAATGA
- a CDS encoding bifunctional phosphoglucose/phosphomannose isomerase codes for MRMALSSANITSKYLKGDILVLDDIQKINQIDSEGALGVNAKVAELIRYSFNVTTNISADSVTNIVVGGMGGSNQPAILAKNWLQSRLSLPIEIVPGYDIPASVTKKTLFIASSYSGNTEESLSALEQAEEAGAQIVVMTSGGKLADIAAEKNYPVYMLTTGIQPRYALFNAVSAITHLLEDSGFVEGAVSELEAAGDNVQKAVENWLPEVETADNLAKQIAQKAVGNSVVIYGGPLLKSAAYRWKITINENAKNVAWYNEWPEFNHNEFIGWSVAPENKPYFVVELQSNLEHPRVNKRFEISNDLLAGNMPTPYIVDVVGDTQIEQLLWAIKLGDFASLYLAVLNGVDPNPVHLVEELKVQLKK; via the coding sequence ATGCGCATGGCTCTTTCAAGTGCTAACATTACTAGTAAATACTTAAAGGGGGATATTCTTGTGCTTGATGACATTCAAAAAATTAATCAAATAGATTCTGAAGGTGCTTTGGGGGTTAATGCCAAAGTCGCCGAACTTATTCGTTATTCGTTTAATGTCACGACTAACATTAGCGCTGATTCTGTAACTAACATTGTGGTCGGTGGTATGGGTGGGTCAAACCAACCAGCAATATTAGCAAAAAACTGGTTACAGTCCCGCCTGAGTTTACCTATAGAAATAGTCCCTGGTTACGACATTCCAGCTAGTGTTACAAAAAAGACGCTATTTATTGCTTCGAGCTACAGCGGCAATACCGAAGAATCATTATCTGCGCTGGAACAAGCAGAAGAAGCTGGAGCACAGATAGTTGTGATGACAAGCGGTGGCAAGCTGGCAGATATTGCTGCAGAAAAAAATTACCCAGTATATATGCTTACAACTGGAATTCAGCCTCGTTATGCGCTCTTTAACGCCGTTTCTGCTATAACTCATCTGCTTGAGGATAGTGGTTTTGTTGAGGGAGCTGTGAGTGAGCTTGAAGCAGCTGGCGACAACGTACAAAAGGCGGTTGAAAACTGGTTGCCAGAGGTAGAGACTGCAGATAATTTAGCTAAGCAAATTGCTCAAAAAGCGGTGGGAAATTCGGTAGTTATTTATGGCGGGCCACTACTTAAATCTGCGGCCTATCGATGGAAGATCACAATAAATGAAAATGCCAAAAATGTCGCGTGGTACAACGAATGGCCTGAATTTAACCATAATGAATTTATTGGCTGGTCAGTCGCGCCAGAGAACAAGCCATATTTTGTGGTCGAGCTGCAGTCCAACCTTGAACACCCACGAGTTAATAAACGCTTTGAAATTAGCAATGATCTACTAGCCGGCAACATGCCCACCCCATATATTGTTGATGTGGTCGGGGATACGCAAATAGAGCAGTTGCTATGGGCAATAAAGCTTGGTGATTTTGCCAGTCTGTACCTTGCTGTTTTAAATGGGGTAGACCCCAACCCAGTACATCTTGTCGAAGAGCTAAAAGTTCAGCTTAAAAAATAG
- a CDS encoding DUF541 domain-containing protein — protein MKKQLTLNIDIPQLLTGALCLIVGILIGLWAPFGSSTSGKTITLEGSSTIEVEPDEFLFYPTIQTEAATQQDAKDEAQSKGQALADSIVALGLNESQLDSSLDVYQNYKFDEQDSDGWVGNYRLSITAKSQDESDKVYNVLLNNADVSSGIDPYSQLSEQKRKDVESQARAEAIDDARKQAQISAEKLDGRLGEVVSFKDVSGFDMYPYATAEIALDSSTSSSQRFYSGTQDVTFTVSVEFEFK, from the coding sequence ATGAAAAAACAACTTACGCTTAACATAGATATTCCGCAACTATTAACAGGGGCTCTGTGCCTTATAGTTGGTATTTTAATAGGGTTATGGGCGCCTTTTGGCTCAAGTACCAGCGGCAAAACAATTACCCTTGAGGGCAGCTCAACTATCGAAGTGGAGCCTGATGAATTTTTATTCTACCCTACAATTCAAACTGAAGCCGCCACTCAACAAGACGCCAAAGACGAAGCACAATCCAAAGGCCAAGCTTTGGCTGATTCTATCGTTGCGCTTGGCCTTAACGAATCGCAACTCGACTCAAGCCTTGATGTATACCAGAACTATAAATTCGATGAACAAGATTCTGACGGATGGGTTGGCAACTACCGTCTTAGCATTACGGCTAAATCACAAGATGAATCCGACAAGGTTTATAATGTGCTGCTTAACAATGCAGATGTCAGCTCTGGTATCGACCCATATAGTCAGCTAAGCGAACAAAAACGTAAAGACGTGGAAAGCCAAGCTCGAGCAGAAGCAATTGACGACGCCCGAAAACAAGCGCAAATATCAGCCGAAAAACTAGATGGTCGCTTAGGTGAAGTAGTTAGCTTTAAAGACGTGTCTGGTTTTGACATGTATCCATACGCCACCGCCGAAATAGCACTCGATTCTTCTACCAGCTCATCTCAAAGATTTTATAGTGGCACTCAAGACGTAACCTTTACGGTGTCTGTCGAATTTGAATTTAAATAA
- a CDS encoding FtsX-like permease family protein: protein MIIENIKLALKTLRGNKLRSTLTMLGIIIGVTSVTTVISIGEGVKAEVRSEINDLGANLISVTPGLSITRDEEGNIENFDLTAAFGATTLSEQDLQTIKENPNVDAAAALMQISGVVTSGPEDERVNGTQIIATNSDYPDAFNQEVVEGEFFAPNEDKKRVVIGSALADELYGGRGIGGVLRIRGEGFVVTGVMEEFNVGANFGPDLNRAVLIPLELGKTFNQDVAQIQEIDAKINDEVEDINPVIEEIKNALIANHGGEEDFTILKQEDFISVTDTIFGLVTTFVASIAGISLFVGGIGIMNIMLVSVTERTREIGLRKAIGANNWQVLSQFLIESIILSIIGGLIGVGLAYAIVAGLTIATDINGSFSLNTIFLATSVSAVVGVVAGIWPAWQAAKKDPITSLRYE, encoded by the coding sequence ATGATTATTGAAAATATTAAACTGGCACTTAAAACACTACGCGGAAACAAGCTACGCTCTACCTTAACTATGCTTGGCATAATAATCGGTGTTACTTCTGTAACTACCGTTATTTCTATTGGCGAAGGCGTTAAGGCCGAAGTTAGGTCAGAAATAAATGACTTGGGTGCTAACTTAATAAGCGTTACACCAGGACTTTCAATTACACGCGACGAAGAAGGCAATATTGAAAACTTTGACTTGACTGCCGCTTTTGGTGCTACAACACTAAGCGAACAAGACCTACAAACTATTAAAGAGAATCCTAACGTCGATGCGGCAGCGGCACTCATGCAAATTAGTGGCGTAGTCACTAGTGGCCCAGAGGACGAACGCGTCAATGGTACGCAAATAATTGCTACTAACTCAGACTACCCGGACGCTTTTAATCAAGAGGTTGTGGAGGGTGAGTTCTTTGCTCCAAACGAAGACAAAAAACGAGTAGTCATTGGCTCAGCCTTAGCAGATGAATTGTATGGCGGTCGTGGTATTGGCGGTGTATTAAGAATCCGTGGCGAAGGTTTTGTTGTAACTGGTGTCATGGAAGAATTTAACGTTGGCGCAAACTTCGGGCCAGACTTAAACAGAGCTGTTTTAATTCCATTAGAACTAGGTAAAACCTTTAACCAAGACGTAGCTCAAATTCAAGAAATTGACGCTAAAATAAATGACGAAGTTGAAGATATTAACCCAGTTATTGAAGAAATTAAAAATGCACTTATTGCAAACCATGGTGGCGAAGAGGATTTTACAATTCTAAAACAAGAAGACTTTATTAGCGTAACCGACACTATTTTTGGCTTAGTTACTACTTTCGTTGCTTCCATTGCCGGTATTTCATTGTTCGTGGGCGGAATTGGCATAATGAACATTATGTTGGTGTCTGTTACCGAGCGAACACGGGAAATTGGTTTGCGTAAAGCAATTGGCGCAAATAACTGGCAGGTACTAAGCCAGTTCTTAATCGAGTCTATTATTTTAAGTATTATTGGTGGCCTAATCGGAGTTGGGCTTGCATACGCAATTGTAGCTGGACTAACCATTGCTACAGATATAAATGGCTCATTTAGTTTGAATACTATATTCCTAGCTACCAGCGTTTCGGCTGTTGTTGGAGTTGTTGCTGGAATTTGGCCGGCCTGGCAGGCTGCTAAAAAAGACCCCATTACTTCGTTGCGATACGAATAA
- a CDS encoding ABC transporter ATP-binding protein → MSLISIAGISKTYGSGDAATTALDNVSLEINKGELVAIMGPSGSGKSTLMNIIGLLDRPTDGVYKLQNKDVSSLKDKTLAKIRRDKIGFIFQSFNLLQRHSALENVALPMVYTKRLKGIDRLHHAADLLESVGLEDRLHHMPNELSGGQMQRVAIARSLANNPSIILADEPTGNLDSESGKHIMELLKKLNDDGNTIIMVTHDKVVADQAHRIIQLEDGKVVESAPAKEEAEDISEEADNEESKKEEPKKKKADSKKNSKKTKASKSKKGSKK, encoded by the coding sequence ATGAGTTTGATATCTATTGCAGGTATCTCTAAGACATACGGTAGCGGTGATGCCGCAACAACAGCGCTCGACAATGTGTCACTAGAGATAAATAAGGGTGAGCTAGTGGCGATTATGGGGCCTAGTGGCTCTGGTAAATCAACACTAATGAATATAATTGGTCTATTGGATCGGCCAACTGATGGTGTGTATAAATTGCAAAATAAAGACGTGTCGTCACTAAAAGACAAAACACTGGCTAAGATTCGCCGCGACAAAATAGGTTTTATTTTTCAAAGTTTTAATTTGCTTCAACGCCACTCAGCCCTAGAAAACGTCGCTCTACCAATGGTCTACACCAAGCGACTAAAAGGTATTGACCGCTTGCATCATGCTGCAGACTTGCTGGAAAGTGTCGGCTTAGAAGACCGCTTGCACCATATGCCGAACGAATTGTCTGGCGGTCAAATGCAGCGCGTTGCTATTGCTCGGTCGCTTGCCAATAATCCTTCGATAATTTTAGCCGACGAGCCGACCGGTAATCTAGACAGCGAATCTGGCAAGCACATTATGGAGCTTCTAAAGAAGTTAAATGACGACGGCAATACAATCATAATGGTAACTCACGACAAAGTTGTGGCCGACCAAGCCCACAGAATAATCCAACTCGAAGACGGTAAAGTTGTAGAGTCAGCACCAGCTAAGGAAGAAGCAGAAGATATATCAGAAGAGGCGGACAACGAGGAATCTAAAAAGGAAGAACCAAAAAAGAAAAAAGCCGACTCTAAGAAGAACTCCAAAAAAACAAAAGCTAGCAAAAGCAAGAAAGGTAGTAAAAAATGA
- a CDS encoding NADPH-dependent oxidoreductase, producing the protein MKLLIVLGSAREERFGITVANWYLRQAKAANVFGEVELADLATIDLPFTMEPNSPSGRKGQYEYEYTKNWSKIVDSADAYVFLTPEYNHSYSAVLKNALDHIYDEWNHKPAGLVSWGGVGGARAISKLAGEMRNYEIVPVKSDVRIVTRAGDVNESGEIESESADRAVVRQLELLLKYAEALKQIRS; encoded by the coding sequence ATGAAATTACTTATAGTTTTGGGTTCAGCAAGAGAAGAACGCTTTGGTATTACGGTTGCAAACTGGTATTTACGGCAGGCTAAGGCAGCGAACGTTTTTGGCGAAGTAGAACTAGCAGATCTAGCAACAATAGACTTGCCGTTTACCATGGAGCCAAACTCGCCTTCTGGGAGAAAAGGCCAATATGAATATGAATACACAAAAAACTGGTCAAAAATTGTAGATTCCGCCGATGCCTATGTTTTTTTAACTCCAGAATACAATCATAGTTACAGTGCAGTTTTAAAAAATGCCCTCGATCATATTTATGATGAGTGGAACCACAAGCCCGCGGGCTTAGTTAGCTGGGGCGGAGTCGGGGGAGCTCGAGCGATTTCAAAACTAGCTGGCGAGATGCGAAATTACGAGATTGTTCCAGTTAAGAGCGATGTCAGAATAGTGACTCGCGCAGGAGACGTAAACGAATCTGGCGAAATTGAAAGTGAATCGGCTGATCGAGCAGTAGTGCGTCAGCTAGAGCTCTTACTAAAATACGCGGAAGCTTTGAAGCAAATAAGAAGCTAA
- a CDS encoding DUF2784 family protein, which yields MSNRVKANMAALFHLLWILLIVFGLPMGIFYELAKTLTTVLIAVTIVSWVIFKGCLPQQLEQKWRPEMGGRSFIQFYTKKFADINVSRRTVRSLVVLYFLLVIIVFYLI from the coding sequence ATGTCGAACAGAGTTAAAGCAAATATGGCTGCGTTGTTTCATCTGCTATGGATTCTGCTTATTGTTTTTGGCTTACCTATGGGTATTTTCTACGAGCTGGCCAAAACTCTTACTACCGTACTTATAGCTGTAACTATAGTTTCGTGGGTCATTTTTAAAGGATGTTTACCGCAACAGCTTGAACAAAAATGGCGACCGGAAATGGGCGGTAGAAGCTTTATACAATTTTACACAAAGAAATTTGCGGACATTAACGTCTCAAGAAGGACCGTTAGGTCGTTGGTTGTACTTTACTTCTTACTTGTAATTATAGTTTTTTATCTAATTTAG
- a CDS encoding DUF1761 domain-containing protein encodes MNVDINIVGVLAGAAASIVIGSIWYSNAAFGDSWMKLAGLTDKKVKAGMTKAMITTLITTLIMSFVLAHVIGLSVFFYTDYSYLKAAIITALWMWLGFQFTHITMNGAFEQKPKKLQMINKFGQLASILAMGITIGLIGQ; translated from the coding sequence ATGAACGTAGATATAAACATAGTGGGAGTATTAGCTGGAGCAGCTGCCAGTATAGTTATTGGGTCAATTTGGTATTCAAACGCAGCGTTTGGTGACAGTTGGATGAAATTGGCTGGACTTACCGATAAAAAAGTTAAAGCCGGCATGACCAAGGCAATGATAACTACCTTAATTACCACGTTAATAATGAGTTTTGTATTAGCCCACGTGATCGGCCTGAGCGTATTTTTTTACACTGACTACAGTTATCTGAAAGCAGCTATTATAACTGCACTTTGGATGTGGCTTGGTTTTCAGTTTACCCACATCACTATGAACGGTGCGTTTGAACAGAAGCCAAAAAAATTACAAATGATTAACAAGTTCGGGCAGCTGGCTAGCATTTTAGCCATGGGCATAACTATTGGTTTGATTGGACAGTAA
- a CDS encoding DUF1801 domain-containing protein, which translates to MNMFKSVKAESVETYLDLVPAERKEIVEFLHQFIQKVAPQLKPHFAYNMLGYGSFDYLNYKKEQIKWPVVSLANQKSYVSVYVCAHDGGTYLAEKYKKQLGKVNVGKSCIRIKKLEDINLDVLEQVIKEASKAPGLVGAGEHSK; encoded by the coding sequence ATGAACATGTTTAAAAGCGTCAAAGCTGAAAGCGTAGAGACTTATTTAGACTTAGTGCCGGCAGAGCGCAAAGAAATAGTTGAATTTTTGCATCAATTTATTCAAAAAGTAGCCCCACAGCTTAAACCACATTTTGCCTACAATATGCTTGGTTACGGTAGTTTTGATTACTTAAATTACAAAAAAGAACAAATTAAGTGGCCAGTTGTGTCATTAGCGAACCAAAAAAGCTACGTCAGTGTGTATGTCTGCGCGCATGATGGTGGGACATATCTTGCAGAGAAGTACAAAAAACAACTCGGCAAAGTAAATGTAGGTAAAAGTTGTATTCGTATAAAAAAACTTGAAGATATAAATTTAGACGTACTTGAACAGGTTATAAAAGAGGCATCAAAGGCTCCTGGATTAGTCGGAGCGGGGGAGCATTCAAAATAA